The window GACTACGACAGGTTTGTTAAATCCTGTCCATAGTATTGGTGAAATAGCAAAAAAATATAAAAGGTCCTTTCTCGTTGATTCTATAAGCGGTCTTGGTGGTGAAAAGATTGATCTGGTCAATGATAACGTGGATATTTGTATTGGTTCGGCAAATAAATGTATTCAGGGCCTGCCCGGATTATCATTTGTTCTGCTGAAGAAATCTGAACTAGACAGGCTCAGAAGTATTCCAGCACGATCTCTCTATTTTCATCTGGTTTCCCAAATTGATGATCAGGAGGAGAGGGGAGAATGTCCCTTCACACCTTCGGTACATACATTTTATGCCTTTGAAGAGGCTTTAGATGAACTACTGGAAGAGGGTGTTGCGAATCGGATAAAAAGGTATCAAAGGGCTTCGGGATTTCTCCGAAGAGAATTCAAGAATTTACATTTAGAATTCCTCCTGCCTGTCAAACTTCGTTCTAATACCATCACTGCATTAAATTTACCCGATAGCATGACATATACCCTTCTGCATGATAGGTTAAAGGAAAGAGGCTTTGTTATCTATGCGGGGCAGGGGCAATTACATGCAAAAATATTCAGGATTGCAAACATGGGAGAACTGTCTATGCAAGATTTGGAAGAGTTTATCAGAAATTTTAAAGATATCATAAACTGAAGTATCAACTTTGTTGTTGTGATGGGGTTGATGAGCAGAAATGATGAATATACTAAAATCGATTTGGTTTTTGGTTTTACCTGAAACCAAATCCTGGTGAAGGTATGCTCGCTCAACTTTATCCCGGATTTTATCCGAAAACCATTATGAGATGAGTATAACAAGAAAGTAACGTAAAAATTTTAAAGGATACTGAACACTATGAAGGTCATAATATTAGCAGCAGGTGTAGGAAAGAGGATGTCGTCAGTAACAGGTCAGACTCCCAAATGTCTCATTAAGATAGGGGAAAAGACGCTTCTGGAAAATTATCTTGAATCTTTTCATGCACTGGGGTTACAGGAAATTGTCATTGTTGTTGGTCATCATAAAGAGAAGATCCAGGAAACGATAAAAACCAAAGGTAAGAGTTTTAATATACGATATATAGAAAATGAACAGTACACAAAGGGCAGCATTCTCTCTTTGTGGTATGCCAGAAATGAGTTAGATGAAGACACATTGATTATGGATGCTGATGTCTTGTTTCACAAGAAGTTACTGGCAAAGTTGGTAACCTCAAAAGATCAAAACTGTTTTTTGTTAGATGAGGATTTTGAAGATTCCGGTGAAGAGATGAAGTTATTTGTTGCAGGGGGTAGGGTAATCGGAATCTCAAAACAATCTTCTTATGATTCTGAATTAGTAGGTGAAGGGGTAGGTTTTCTGAAACTTTCTCAAGCAGGAGGTGCTATCCTTAAAGATGTGCTTGAAGAGTTTGAGAGAAATGGCAAGGTCAATGTCGAATACGAAGATGCCTTGCACGAACTCCTGTCGAGCTGTCCTGTCGGATTTGAAAGAGTGGGAGATCTCCCGTGGATAGAAATCGATTTTGAATCAGACATTGAAAAGGCAAAAAATGAAATTTTACCAAGGTTGCTAATATGTCCATAACTGCCATAATAATCTTCTCCGATAGTTCCGAGAATGGTACCACAGCAGAATGGTACAGAAGGGAAATTGCATCTACGCCACTATACAAGCACTGTATCCTTTCTGCCAGTAAGGCAGGGATAACAAAGTTTGTTTTTCTGGGGTGCGGTTTAAAAGAAGAGATAGAAAATGGCCTCAGGGTGGAGAGGCAAATTGAGTGCGATATGGTATGGTATGACAGGGAGGCAACCATGTCTCTGGGCAAGGTGATTGCCGATGAAATTTCGAAAGATGAAAAGTTCTTTATCATTAAGGCAAATTCCCTCTTTGATTACCGAGTTCTTGGTTTCCTGGCAGGGAATACTTCTGACGACACGATTGCAGCAGTTGTCAGGCGAGACAGATCAGAAATATTTAAAAACAGTTCAATGAACAGTATTGCAGAAGACCTCAATTTACAAGATAAGATACACGGCGGGATTGTTGCAACCTCTCGAAACATTTTAAACATTCTGGATCCTCAAATTTCAGTACGCTCTCTTGAGAGTTTGCTTGAGATGCTGGAGAGGGAAAATCTTCTGAAGTCTGTAACAGTAAAAGAGTATTTACACGAGGAGGTAGACTCTGAGGAGAGCCTGCTATCGGGAGAGAAAAAGCTTTATCAATCGTTGGGGAGTTCATCAGATAGTCCCGTTCTTGATAAATATATTATACGCAGGATATCAAGGTGTATTTCTCGTTTATCCTTGAAAACGCCTGTTACCCCAAATCAGGTTACCATTATCAGTTTGGTCTTGGGCCTCTTGTCTGGATTTTTCTTCTCTTTCGGTGAATTTACCTACGGGATTTCCGGTGGCGTTCTTTATTTTCTGTCTGTAATTTTTGACCAGTGTGATGGCGAAATTGCAAGGTTAAAATATATGGAATCAGAATCGGGAAGAATCCTTGATATAATTACCGATACGGTAGTGAATGCTGCAATTGTTGTGGGAATTACCGCTGGAATTTACAGGAATAATGGTTCTGGTTTTATCATTATCTTGGGACTCCTGGCGATGCTTGGTATCTCGCTCTCTCTTCTTTTGACAACAATTTTAAAAAAGGAGGGGGTGGGGGATAATAGTTCCAATGGCTTTTTTGATAAACTGAACAATAAAGATTTCTTTTACATAATCATCATACTCTGTATTTTGACTGATCAAATGATATGGTTTCTCTGGGTAATGGCTGTCGGTACAAATTTCTATTGGTTAGCACTCAAGGCAGTACACCCCATGAGACGTCTGATATTCTTTTCTGTCCGGAGATGAAAAATTTAGTTAATGGTCGAACGGAAACTACCCATATACTGAGTTGTGGCAATAATTCTGAAATCATGAAATGCATGACGTTATGAAATCAGCGCTTCATCTATCCGGGCAGTTTTGGTTCAGTCACTCCCTGGTATATAATATTTATTTGTTCTTGTTCCTCAGAAACAGGATGATTTTCTTGGGAGTAGTTGGTAAAATTGCTGATTTAGGCTATGGAAGACAAGATAATAATATTCACTGATTTAGATGGTACTTTGATTGACCATCATACCTATTCTCATCATGATGCAGAAGAGGCACTGGCAGAGGTAAAAAAGCAGAAGGCCTCTCTTGTCTTATGTTCAAGTAAAACCAAAGAAGAAATAGAGGTCTATAGAAAAAGGCTTTCAAACAGCGAACCCTTCGTTGTCGAAAATGGAGGGGCTATCTTCATTCCGAAAGAGTATAAGCTTTTAACGGATAGATTTGATCATGAAGATAATGACTATTTCATAATAAAAATAGGCACTGAATATCAAAAACTGGTAGATGTCTTTGAGAAGATAAGAAGAAAAACCGGAGTTGATACAAAGGGCATTAACGAGTTCACCTTAGAGGAGTTTATTCAGATAACTAAGTTGCATAAGGAAGAAGCAGTGCTTGCCATGAAACGAGAATACACGCTGCCTTTTGTTGTACATGGTGGAGTGGAAGAGGTAAAAGCCATAAAAGACGAAATAGCATTATCTGGTCTCAATTTTACTGAGGGTGCCAAGTTTATGTACCTTATGGGTTCGAACGATAAGGGTAAGGCGGTACGGATTTTGGTAGACATCTTTAAAAGAAACTATCGAGAGGGAAAAATAACTACCGTAGGTATTGGTGATAGTTTAAACGATCTTCCAATGTTGGAGGCGGTAGAAAAACCATTTCTGGTAAAAAAAATATCAAACGATTACGATGGGCGCATAAGGGTTAAAAACCTCGTGCTTGCTGACGGGATTGGTCCTGTTGGTTGGAATAAGGCAGTCTTGCGGCTGTTTAAAAAAAAAGGTTGATTTAATGGGAATCAGGGAGGAAGTGAAATGGGAGATTTTCACCAGTCAGGCGAAGTTACAACTCTGCACAGATTTGGAAACTCAGGCCTTAATAAGCTGAGTTCCGCAGTAAAAAAACTCTCACGCTTAAGGCCGGTAGCCCCTGTATACTCATCTCATACTGGTTTTCGGATAAAATCCGAGATAAAATTGAGCGAGTAAAGTCCTCGGCGCCTGGTCAGGGGATACCTTCACCAGGATTTGGTATACTCCCAACGATCTTTTCTGGATTGGAAAGTTCCGCGTTACCGAAAATCCTGGATGAATTAAAGGAGGTTAAATACCTCAATCAAATGATAGTTACCCTGGGTGGATTTAATAAAGAGCAATTTAAGTATGCAAAGAAATTTGCATAAATTTTATGAAAATGGATATCCTTACGCTGAGAAAACATGCAGAAGAAATTTTCAGGCATGTATTATGTACCCTGGATCCTGAGCAGTTGGTGAAGAAAAGGCTGTTTATGCATGATTCTACACTTTCGGTAGGGCAGAAGGAATACAACCTCGATGAGTATGAACATATCTATGTCATAGGAGGGGGGAAAGCGTGTGCACCAATGGCGAAAGCAATAGAAGATATTCTGGGAGACAGGCTCGATGGTGGAATCGTTATTGTGAAATATGGCCATGGTTTACTGCTCAGGAAGATCAAAATTGTTGAGGCTTCACATCCCCTTCCGGATATGAATGGGATGGAGGGAACCACTGAGATACTCAAACTGCTATCAAGAACCGGGGAGAAAGACCTGATACTCTGTCTTATTTCCGGTGGAGGTTCAGCCCTGCTTGTTCAGCCACATGCTGAAACAACTCTGGAAGACATACAAACCACGTCAAATGAACTGCTTGCCTGTGGAGCTAAGATTGACGAAATTAATGCGGTGAGAAAACATGTATCAATGATCAAGGGGGGGCAACTGGCAAAAGCTGTATTTCCTTCGAGGCTTGTTACATTGATGCTGTCAGATGTTGTGGGAGATCCAATGGATATTATTGCATCAGGTCCTACTGTGCCTGATGAAAGTACTTTTGAAGATGCTTACAGGGTAATTCAAAAATATGCATTAGAAAACAAGATACCGGATAGCGTCAGTGATCTCTTAAGGAGAGGAAGAATTGGACAAGTACCGGAAAATCCAAAACGGGGAGATGTGGTATTTGACAATACGCAAAATGAGATTATCGGATCTAACAAAATAGCCTTAGAAGCTGCGAAAGATAAAGCCGCTGATTTGGGATATAATACCATAATTCTCTCCTCTCTGGTACAGGGAGAAAGTAGAGAGGTAGCAAAATTTTTTGCTGCCATTGCTAAGGAAGTTGGCCGAACTCAGTCACCGATAGGAAAACCTGCATGCATCATTGCTGGCGGTGAAACAACGGTAACGATACGGGGAGATGGTAAAGGGGGGAGAAATCAGGAGTATGCTCTTTCCGCTGCCCTCGAGATTGAAGGTGAACAGGATATTGTGATTCTCAGTGGAGGGACCGATGGAACAGACGGCCCAACGGACGCTGCGGGTGCGATCGTTGATGTTTATACGTGTTGTGATGCGAGATCCAAATTCAACTTGAGCCCGGAAGACTATCTGCAGAGGAACGACTCATACAATTTTTTTCATCAGCTTGGGCAACTCCTCATTACGGGTCCCACTCTTACAAATGTGATGGATCTTACGATCTCCCTGATAATATGAATTTCTTGATGCTATTATTCACTGCAATGCCGCATCCGTCCGAACGGTGCGGACGGACGGGAAGAGCACAAAAGAAGATTGAGGATGATGAAAATAGCGGCTGGTTGCCAAAAAAAAATCATGTGCTGCGATTGAGGTGTAATATCTTAAGTGGTATTACGTAAGATGAGAGGTGACGTGTATCTTTATGAGAAAAGATACCGTGTGTGTGGAGATATAAATCTTTTCCTTCAGTTTATACGTTAAAATGTGGTATTAACTTGATAGAGTGAAGGATTTTTGAAATTTTGCGTTCTTTGCGGTGAACTGTTGCTTTTTGATAGAGTTTTGAGTTTTAGCCCACAGGGTTCAGAAAAAACAGTAAGTTATTTTTTCTGAACCCTGTGGGATTTAAGAAATTCAGAGATGCGGGAGAGCGGATAACACAAGAAAAATCTGCCAGGCAAACATACCATAATGACCTTGAGGCACAACTTGAAGCGCATTTCAAGATTATCAATGCCTGTTCAATAGAAACGGAAGACAAAGATAGAGTATTGTTAGCAGCCAGGCCTG is drawn from Candidatus Scalindua sp. and contains these coding sequences:
- a CDS encoding glycerate kinase translates to MKMDILTLRKHAEEIFRHVLCTLDPEQLVKKRLFMHDSTLSVGQKEYNLDEYEHIYVIGGGKACAPMAKAIEDILGDRLDGGIVIVKYGHGLLLRKIKIVEASHPLPDMNGMEGTTEILKLLSRTGEKDLILCLISGGGSALLVQPHAETTLEDIQTTSNELLACGAKIDEINAVRKHVSMIKGGQLAKAVFPSRLVTLMLSDVVGDPMDIIASGPTVPDESTFEDAYRVIQKYALENKIPDSVSDLLRRGRIGQVPENPKRGDVVFDNTQNEIIGSNKIALEAAKDKAADLGYNTIILSSLVQGESREVAKFFAAIAKEVGRTQSPIGKPACIIAGGETTVTIRGDGKGGRNQEYALSAALEIEGEQDIVILSGGTDGTDGPTDAAGAIVDVYTCCDARSKFNLSPEDYLQRNDSYNFFHQLGQLLITGPTLTNVMDLTISLII
- a CDS encoding HAD-IIB family hydrolase — protein: MEDKIIIFTDLDGTLIDHHTYSHHDAEEALAEVKKQKASLVLCSSKTKEEIEVYRKRLSNSEPFVVENGGAIFIPKEYKLLTDRFDHEDNDYFIIKIGTEYQKLVDVFEKIRRKTGVDTKGINEFTLEEFIQITKLHKEEAVLAMKREYTLPFVVHGGVEEVKAIKDEIALSGLNFTEGAKFMYLMGSNDKGKAVRILVDIFKRNYREGKITTVGIGDSLNDLPMLEAVEKPFLVKKISNDYDGRIRVKNLVLADGIGPVGWNKAVLRLFKKKG
- a CDS encoding 2-aminoethylphosphonate aminotransferase, with translation MILLNPGPVCTSERVRKALLRGDMCHREKEFSKILKGVRKKIIQAFAPDGDYTTAVITGSGTASLEAGVCSSVSEGKKLLVVDNGVYGDRIARIASAHKIDKVVLKYDWFKLPDIAEIEETVSKDKDIEVIAMVHHETTTGLLNPVHSIGEIAKKYKRSFLVDSISGLGGEKIDLVNDNVDICIGSANKCIQGLPGLSFVLLKKSELDRLRSIPARSLYFHLVSQIDDQEERGECPFTPSVHTFYAFEEALDELLEEGVANRIKRYQRASGFLRREFKNLHLEFLLPVKLRSNTITALNLPDSMTYTLLHDRLKERGFVIYAGQGQLHAKIFRIANMGELSMQDLEEFIRNFKDIIN
- a CDS encoding phosphocholine cytidylyltransferase family protein, with the protein product MKVIILAAGVGKRMSSVTGQTPKCLIKIGEKTLLENYLESFHALGLQEIVIVVGHHKEKIQETIKTKGKSFNIRYIENEQYTKGSILSLWYARNELDEDTLIMDADVLFHKKLLAKLVTSKDQNCFLLDEDFEDSGEEMKLFVAGGRVIGISKQSSYDSELVGEGVGFLKLSQAGGAILKDVLEEFERNGKVNVEYEDALHELLSSCPVGFERVGDLPWIEIDFESDIEKAKNEILPRLLICP
- a CDS encoding CDP-alcohol phosphatidyltransferase family protein, which produces MSITAIIIFSDSSENGTTAEWYRREIASTPLYKHCILSASKAGITKFVFLGCGLKEEIENGLRVERQIECDMVWYDREATMSLGKVIADEISKDEKFFIIKANSLFDYRVLGFLAGNTSDDTIAAVVRRDRSEIFKNSSMNSIAEDLNLQDKIHGGIVATSRNILNILDPQISVRSLESLLEMLERENLLKSVTVKEYLHEEVDSEESLLSGEKKLYQSLGSSSDSPVLDKYIIRRISRCISRLSLKTPVTPNQVTIISLVLGLLSGFFFSFGEFTYGISGGVLYFLSVIFDQCDGEIARLKYMESESGRILDIITDTVVNAAIVVGITAGIYRNNGSGFIIILGLLAMLGISLSLLLTTILKKEGVGDNSSNGFFDKLNNKDFFYIIIILCILTDQMIWFLWVMAVGTNFYWLALKAVHPMRRLIFFSVRR